Genomic DNA from Lactuca sativa cultivar Salinas chromosome 8, Lsat_Salinas_v11, whole genome shotgun sequence:
CCACAGCAATCTAGTTATCTAACTACTTGATCTTGTATAAATACCAAATTTACCCAAATATTTCAAAATGGACGCCTTCTAACAAGTGAACAACATAGATACTACACAAACAAAATCCAAATTAAGCACAATATCTACCGGCATTACAAAGCAAAGCTACCATTGATTCCAAAGGACCTACGTGGCTTCTCTTCCTCTCCTGATCTTGTTAACTCTTACCACGACTACAACATATATTTTTTCCATGGTTTCCTCAGCAAACATGAAAAGCTTTTGTCTCCACTGCTTCTTGAACAGAAAAACTCCAATTACACCCCAAAACCCTATTGTAAATCCACAAATTATGTCCACATAAAACAACCATACATTGGTCTTCTCATCACCTGCTTCGAACTTCGTCTTGGTTGTTGTTAAATCTTTGTGAATTGGGCAAGTCTTAGGCAATGGAGGTCCACATAGATCTTTGTTCCCTTCATATACTGATGGATCAGTGAGGGTCTGCAATTGATTTCCCATTGGAATTAGTCCGGACAAGTGGTTGTGTGACAAATTCAAATAGCTCAAAAAGGTCAAAGCTGCCATGCTTGGAGGGATCACCCCAATCAACTCATTTCCAGATAAATCGAGAGAATTTAATGCAGACATGTTTCCGATGTTGTCTGGAATGAACCCACTGAGATGATTATGCGATAAATTGAGACCCACCAACATGAAAAGTGCAGTTAGCTCGATCGGTATTTCTCCAACAAGTTGATTGCTTGAAAGGTCCATGTTATACACCATATCCCAAGTTCTTGTGTATTCAAGATCAACACCCTTCATGACCTGATCCACATTCTCATAATCGTTGACAGAGCCAGCAATCTGCTGAAATCCACTATTATTAACCATGGCATTCAACTCTCCTAGACAACGAGGGATGTGTCCCTCTAAGTTGTTATTTGCGACATCCAAAATTTGTAGATTTGAAGCTTTGCACAATGACCAGGGAATTCTTCCAGTGAAGTTATTTTTGTGTAACCTCAAAACTACCAAACTTTTAAGATCTTCTATGACCAATTCTGGTATGTTGCCAGACAATTTATTACCACCCAAATCTAATATCCTCAAGCCTCGTAAATTCCCCAATTCTCGAGGAAGTTCACCAACAAAGTTATTATCATTCAATTTTAACCGGCGAAATAAATTAAGAGCTTTAAAACTTGGAATGACACCAGCCACCTGATTATTTGAGCCAAGTATATTATACAACCTTTGCAAACTCTCAAGACACTTGGGAATTTTACCGGTTAACCTATTTCTAGAAACATCAAGAAAATCCAAACTTTTCCTTAGAATTGAATCATTGAAAATGTTACATTCCAGAGATAATGATGGAACATACCCATAAGGAAGGTTTGTCAAAGGTCCGTTGAGTTTGTTGTGAGAGAGATCTAAGGAAGGAATAACGGGCATCGTCCGCAACCATCTGGGTAGCGGCCCAAAAATAGAAGCATTGGACAATGCCAACTCATAAAGGTTCCTTTGACTTCGAAGCCAATGTGGAAATCCATTCGCGATGTTGCAAGAACTAAGTCGAAGAAACAGCAGTTGAAATGGAGGTATCCAATTGTGTGAAACATTGAATGTCAGCTTGGTGTTAGAAGAAGTATCCAAGTACTTCAACATTGAAAGGTTAGCAAAATGATCTTCAGAAACTATTCCTTCTAAAGAATTATTAGAGAAATCTAGAGAATGAAGTTTACCAAGTTGCCCAATTGAAATTGGAATCGTCCCATTTAACAAATTTGAAGACACTGAAACTGAATGTAACGAGACAAGTTTTCCTAGAGATGCTGGGATGGGGCCCGTTAACTGATTGGAACTTAGATCCATATAAGTTAAAGCTGCCAGATTTCCAAAGGATTCTGGAATTGAACCATTCAATTGATTAAAAGAAAGGTCAAGTTCGGAAAGATTCCCAAGGAGCACAGGAAGGGGACCAGTTAACTGGTTAAGAGATAGATCTAATACTTCTAAAGATCTTAATTTTCCAAGAGATTCGGGAATTGGGCCTGTCAATTTGCTGAGAGATAGATCTATCCATCTTAAATTGGTTAGTCTTCCAAGTGGTTCTGGAATAGTACCAATCGAACACCTACGCAAATCCAACCATTCCAAGGCATATTGGGAGCATTCTGAATCATTTTTTCGAGAGTCGTTCATTTCTATTTCAAAATAATTATCTGATGCATGCAATCGATTCACGTGACACTGTTTCCATATTCCAACATCCCCAATCTGCTTAAACCGGTTACCGGAAAGATCAAGATCTAGAAGGTTAGGAATAACAGGAACCGATGAATTCAACATGTTTCTTGAGAGGTCAAGGACTCTTAGGGAAGTCATGTTTGTGAAAACAGATGGGAATACACCTTCAATTGAGTTTTCACTAAGAACCAGGTGTCGAATGTTAGAAAGTGTACTGAGATTAAGATGAGGGGAAGAAAGTTGAGTCTTATCAAGCCTGCAACCTGACAAATGAAGCTCAGATAAAGAAGGGATCATGCTTAGCAAGTTTGCAAAATTCCATGCCAAACTAAGATCGAAGTATGAAAGATCAAGGAATGTTAGGGATGACATGTTTTGAAGAAAGCCAGGGAGTGGACCTTGGAAATGATTGTGACCAAGATCCAAGTGTCTGATGTTGGGAAGTATTCTACTCGAATTAACAAAAAGAccaaggtcagcatctgagaGTCCACAATCAGACAAACTTAACTCTTTTAATGAAGGAAGCATGTAAAACAGCGTGTCCATGTTTTGTGCTCCGTGAAGATCTACTGAACTCAAGTCGAGATGCTCAAGTGACGATAGGCCAGAAGCCCATGCCATGTCATCTGCCATCAGCCTTCCTTCATTCCGACTGATATCAAGAACCTTTAAATTAGAAAGATTGCCAATGTGAGGAGGAATAATACCTTCAAAACCAGAGAGATTAAGGTAGGTCAGTTGCTTCAAGGATCCAATGAACTTTGGGATCTGACTTCCTTCAAAAACATTCCCACTCAAGTCCAAGTGTTTCAGATTCCTCAACTCTACCAAAGAAGAGTTCACTGCATTACCACTTAAGAAGCAGCCTTCAAGATGAAGGCTTTGGACGGTTTCCTCACAGTAAATTCCTTTCCACATGCAACAGTCATTGCCCACCCATGATGACAACATTCCAGAAGGATCTCTGACACTGTCTTTAAACTTGAGAAGAGCAAGTCGCTCTTGTTCAGAGCAAATGACACTCGTATTTCCATCACCCAAACAAGTATATGTACCTCCTGCAAACAAGAACGCACATAAAAAAATCAGAAGGTGCCCCAAACCCCTCGGATTCCCCATGATCAATCCTAACACAGTTTAGAGACTGGGAAAAACAAAGTAAAGTAGGAAGATGGGTTGTTAAGAAGTATTGATGGTTGCTATGTTGAAGGAACTGGTTGATTTATAAAGCCATGGAAGACTTGGAAGTCCATGATAGAATTGTATTCTTTTGTGGTCCTAGgctatttttctttttctcttgaTCAAAATAACTGGTTTACGCCCATGTCAATTACAGAATTGTATTCCTTAGTATCATGTGGACACAACATTTTACAGGAATGTGAATTGAATATGACATATTCTCATGAAATCAAagataatttataatatttttgtaaataattaacAAACCAGATTTTTCAAGGCCTGTAAGGATAATTTCAGCAACTTTATATTCGAAATTTCATTGTAGCTTCTTTTTTTTCTAATGTAACCTGTCAAATGTGATAAGTTTGACACATGTACATGGAAACGTGTTTAGATTTTATTTTCAAAGATTCTTACTTCCATTTGATTTGGCGTCGCCACAGcatagtattttcaatatttttcttattaatgcaGGAGGTGTATGTGATGAGTACAGGGAAAGTGAAAGAAACTGCAGAGGGAGGGCCTTCTTTGAGGGAGGTGGAACAAAATCTTCTTTGCTCTTAGGGTTAAAGAAAGTATTTATGATGAATTATAACGAAATGCAAATTTAGGGACGATACAGAGAATATTTCAAAAAGAGGACTGAAACTAAAATGTTTTTTAAACCACAGGGACTATTACTGTAAcacactttcatttttttttataaacttgaTCTTATTTAGTGCTGCACatttgtgttaaattgttttatcaGATAACTGATGGAAGTGGGCAGTGACACCTCTCCAAGTCCTTATGGCAGCTTGCATGTGAGAGCTCTGGGAGGAAAGTGGATCTGTCACCCAGTCATTCGATAACTGCATCATTAATATTCCCCTAAAATGGAGCATGTAAGAAAGAAATCTTATTTGTGTTAATTGTTAATGCGTGAGACTTTTTGCGTCCTCACATTTTAGTTCTTCATTTAGTTTTTGTTAGAAACTATTAACGTAGATTGCTAGTTAATGAATTATCTGTTAAATAATGAACCATTGTGATGGTTCATGAAAAGTTGTGTTGGTTAGACCCAACCGTTTGTTTCTCCTGTATATATAAAGTCTTGTGTAACTTTTATGTGGTTGTTGGACGTATTGATgattatatcaataaaaaaagtCTATTTGGTGTTATATCTTATCATCAGCTTGAAATTCTATCTTTATCCCCACCAAAGAGCCGGCAATTCTAAATCAAAAGGATATCTCGTTTCTTTCCTCAAAGATGGCTACGAACAACAATCTTTATCAAACCCAATTACCACAAAATTATCATCACTGGAGTATCTCCAGATGAgggttttgtatgaatcttcggatCTATGGAGTTAATCCCACTGCACAGCAAGAAAAGGATTTAAAGGGATTAGAGAAGAAAGACAAGATGGCGTTGTTCCTTATCTACCAAGcggttgactctcccatcttcgaGAGAATAGCAGGAAGGCCTGGGATACATTGTATATATAACGGTTATAGGGGGAGATGATAGAGTATAGCATTTGCAAACCCTGCGTTGTGAATTTGATAGCCTGAGAATGAAGGAATCAGAAACCATTGAAGAATTTTACAACCATGTGATTGCCTTGGTGAATCAAATGAGATTAAATGGAGAATGTaagaattattataataatttggCCTAAACTATTTATATCATTATTATATAAGTTTTATTAATCTGTAATTAACTAATCTAATTGTTTATCTTATTGATTTTCCCACATTTACAAACAGGTCCTCCAATCTTTATGATGGGCGAAGTTGGTCCCtatgcataaatatatataggttATCAGAAAATTGAATCGTGATTGCCTTCTTCTCTATTCATGAGAATACATCCCTGTGTTCTGTCAACCGCAGACCTGGAAATCATCAAGAACACCATCAATCACACCGGGAAATAATCAAGAACACTATCAATCTATTAACCCATCATAATTGAAGGCAATCAACAGATCAATTGAAGTATAACTCTAATAGCGGGCTCTTCTTCATCAAATCAGCAATCGATTTCTTCAAGTATGTAgttttttgttttcatcattgtaCTAGAATCATGAGATATTGATCCTTTTCCGTCTAATTGAGATAACATGTGGTATCATAGCGGTTTTAATCTTATGATTATGATTCTTTAACCCTATCAATTGATTGTTGTGTCACCCAAAATCGTTCGATGCATACTGTTAGGTCGAACGAttctcaaggttttcgtcttcaaTTTCATGTTATGTGCATTTCGATTCCCGATTTGAATAAATTTTCTGGAATAAATTTTCTGGAACACTGAATTATATGCGACTTCAATTTCTGTCTATTCTCTTCAATTCTTTGTTCCATATATTCAATGAAATAGATTGTTGGAAATTGAAGTCAGATAACAGGATATCCAATCGCCTAAATGAAGTGGATGTTTTGAACATATGTTCTGATCAATTTTGGGCACTGTTTTGAACATAAAAATCTATATTGTGTTCGTAATATTCAGTTTTCCATCAATATATGGTCAT
This window encodes:
- the LOC111919828 gene encoding receptor-like protein EIX2, translated to MGNPRGLGHLLIFLCAFLFAGGTYTCLGDGNTSVICSEQERLALLKFKDSVRDPSGMLSSWVGNDCCMWKGIYCEETVQSLHLEGCFLSGNAVNSSLVELRNLKHLDLSGNVFEGSQIPKFIGSLKQLTYLNLSGFEGIIPPHIGNLSNLKVLDISRNEGRLMADDMAWASGLSSLEHLDLSSVDLHGAQNMDTLFYMLPSLKELSLSDCGLSDADLGLFVNSSRILPNIRHLDLGHNHFQGPLPGFLQNMSSLTFLDLSYFDLSLAWNFANLLSMIPSLSELHLSGCRLDKTQLSSPHLNLSTLSNIRHLVLSENSIEGVFPSVFTNMTSLRVLDLSRNMLNSSVPVIPNLLDLDLSGNRFKQIGDVGIWKQCHVNRLHASDNYFEIEMNDSRKNDSECSQYALEWLDLRRCSIGTIPEPLGRLTNLRWIDLSLSKLTGPIPESLGKLRSLEVLDLSLNQLTGPLPVLLGNLSELDLSFNQLNGSIPESFGNLAALTYMDLSSNQLTGPIPASLGKLVSLHSVSVSSNLLNGTIPISIGQLGKLHSLDFSNNSLEGIVSEDHFANLSMLKYLDTSSNTKLTFNVSHNWIPPFQLLFLRLSSCNIANGFPHWLRSQRNLYELALSNASIFGPLPRWLRTMPVIPSLDLSHNKLNGPLTNLPYGYVPSLSLECNIFNDSILRKSLDFLDVSRNRLTGKIPKCLESLQRLYNILGSNNQVAGVIPSFKALNLFRRLKLNDNNFVGELPRELGNLRGLRILDLGGNKLSGNIPELVIEDLKSLVVLRLHKNNFTGRIPWSLCKASNLQILDVANNNLEGHIPRCLGELNAMVNNSGFQQIAGSVNDYENVDQVMKGVDLEYTRTWDMVYNMDLSSNQLVGEIPIELTALFMLVGLNLSHNHLSGFIPDNIGNMSALNSLDLSGNELIGVIPPSMAALTFLSYLNLSHNHLSGLIPMGNQLQTLTDPSVYEGNKDLCGPPLPKTCPIHKDLTTTKTKFEAGDEKTNVWLFYVDIICGFTIGFWGVIGVFLFKKQWRQKLFMFAEETMEKIYVVVVVRVNKIRRGREAT